The following coding sequences lie in one Glycine max cultivar Williams 82 chromosome 19, Glycine_max_v4.0, whole genome shotgun sequence genomic window:
- the LOC100789161 gene encoding ATPase family AAA domain-containing protein FIGL1, whose translation MMDILNQIEKKKKKKRIQRNNTSSTTFHFLHGGFYLLSLCEGERKRRTMEEAKEKCWRMEVEEKLKRLQSLLFGAERALENNDFSSAYVLALRLLGFLDANSHSDVDEAFVQPIRRDALAKLHFARQSLAPQSDRQAFEQAKKSPGRIFGTTGDIDIEKIQNSKYFQALVKQSKEKDENQPVDHLGKQDKAGSKASKQMVQTKLPSMYGKSSLRTSNGPKSFLNMKNNSSEDCMILDRPQSHASHIKGPGFSSILQVEGEERAFGSTFSAKRVHMENNCPRVGFVKSPSSKEDVNPDACGNGFVTARAKLEMEAKQKRGVGGSPSASVSPQCDNNSANRLYGGRSYGVSRRGVRGNFVPPIKSNGNNAGNMSARVAGKCDDSLDDSTKKCLEILCGPDGELPEKLRNLEPRLIEHVSNEIMDRDPNVRWDDIAGLEHAKKCVNEMVVYPLQRPDIFMGCRSPGRGLLLFGPPGTGKTMIGKAIAGEAKATFFYISASSLTSKWIGEGEKLVRALFGVASCRQPAVIFVDEIDSLLSQRKSDGEHESSRRLKTQFLIEMEGFDSGSEQILLIGATNRPQELDEAARRRLTKRLYIPLPCSEARAWITRNLLEKDGLFKLSSEEMDIICKLTEGYSGSDMKNLVKDASMGPLREALGQGIEITKLKKEDMRPVTLQDFKNSLQEVRPSVSPNELVTYEQWNKQFGSLSL comes from the exons ATGATGGATATCctaaatcaaatagaaaaaaaaaaaaaaaaaaaacgcatcCAAAGAAATAACACATCTTCCACcacatttcattttcttcacgGTGGTTTTTACTTGTTATCGCTGTGCGAaggtgaaagaaaaagaagaacgaTGGAGGAAGCGAAGGAAAAGTGTTGGAGAATGGAAGTGGAGGAGAAGCTGAAGAGGCTGCAATCTCTTCTCTTCGGCGCTGAGCGCGCTCTCGAGAACAATGACTTCTCCTCCGCTTACGTCCTCGCGCTTCGCCTCCTCGGATTCCTCGACGCGAATTCCCACTCCGACGTCGACGAAGCCTTCGTGCAACCGATTCGTCGCGACGCTCTCGCCAAACTCCACTTCGCTCGCCAATCCCTCGCTCCTCAATCTGATCG cCAAGCTTTTGAACAAGCAAAGAAATCTCCAGGACGCATTTTTGGCACTACAGGAGATATTGACATTGAGAAGATTCAGAACTCAAAGTACTTCCAAGCTCTTGTCAAGCAatctaaagaaaaagatgagaatCAACCC gTTGATCACCTGGGGAAACAGGACAAAGCAGGCAGCAAAGCCTCAAAGCAAATGGTGCAAACTAAGTTACCATCCATGTATGGGAAAAGCAGCTTGAGAACTAGCAATGGTCCCAAGAGTTTTTtgaacatgaaaaataatagcTCTGAGGACTGCATGATTCTTGATAGGCCTCAATCTCATGCTAGCCATATAAAGGGTCCTGGTTTCTCTTCTATATTGCAAGTTGAAGGAGAAGAAAGAGCTTTTGGAAGCACATTCTCCGCAAAACGTGTACACATGGAAAACAATTGTCCCAGAGTTGGATTTGTGAAGTCACCTTCAAGTAAGGAGGATGTTAACCCTGATGCTTGTGGCAACGGGTTTGTTACTGCTAGAGCAAAACTG GAAATGGAAGCAAAGCAGAAGCGAGGAGTAGGTGGTTCACCCAGTGCCTCTGTCTCACCACAATGTGATAACAATTCTGCCAACAGGTTGTATGGTGGAAGATCATATGGTGTTTCACGACGTGGTGTCCGTGGTAATTTTGTTCCCCCCATTAAATCCAATGGGAACAATGCTGGAAATATGAGCGCACGCGTTGCTGGAAAATGTGATGATTCTTTAGATGACTCTACAAAGAAATG TCTGGAAATCCTATGTGGTCCTGATGGTGAGCTTCCTGAGAAATTGAGGAATTTGGAACCACGCCTCATTGAACATGTTAGTAACGAGATTATGGATAGAGATCCCAATGTCCGGTGGGATGATATAG CTGGATTGGAGCATGCCAAGAAATGTGTCAATGAGATGGTTGTATATCCTCTGCAACGTCCTGATATATTCATGGGCTGTCGTTCCCCTGGGAGGGGTCTGCTTCTCTTTGGTCCCCCA GGAACTGGTAAAACAATGATAGGAAAAGCCATAGCAGGGGAGGCGAAGGCAACCTTCTTTTACATATCGGCAAGTTCATTGACTAGCAAGTGG ATTGGTGAAGGTGAAAAGCTTGTAAGAGCCCTTTTTGGAGTTGCCAGCTGTCGTCAGCCAGCAGTAATTTTTGTTGATGAAATAGATTCGCTCCTGTCTCAG CGTAAATCAGACGGTGAGCATGAATCAAGTAGACGGCTAAAGACGCAGTTCCTCATTGAAATGGAAGGCTTTGACAGTGGTAGCGAGCAAATTCTGCTTATAG GGGCAACAAATCGTCCCCAAGAGCTTGATGAAGCAGCACGAAGGAGACTTACTAAAAGACTTTATATTCCCCTACCTTGCTCAG AGGCAAGAGCTTGGATTACACGTAACCTTCTAGAGAAAGATGGATTATTCAAGCTATCAAGCGAGGAAATGGATATCATATGCAAATTAACGGAAG GTTATTCAGGATCAGACATGAAAAATTTAGTGAAGGATGCTTCTATGGGACCCCTAAGAGAGGCTTTAGGTCAAGGTATAGAAATTACAAAGTTGAAAAAGGAGGATATGCGACCTGTAACTCTTCAG GACTTCAAGAATTCCCTCCAAGAGGTGAGGCCTTCTGTTTCCCCAAATGAACTTGTAACTTATGAACAATGGAACAAGCAATTTGGAAGCCTATCACTGTAG
- the LOC100306007 gene encoding uncharacterized protein LOC100306007 isoform 2 (isoform 2 is encoded by transcript variant 3), with product MSGVVRAALRSTTSVCALVQRSHGLLPLRCFSTEAEQPPLNSTPPPPPFFETDHSGCNLTLEDVKMDYDRSFSPVSTLLQFPTRDSFDHAVKVILKKGRLYKLDRVNLHQWDQVKPYDGKTILIQGMPRAGTYEDIGRILSGFEFDSSSISLFLRPGGTAGADPIKLATVRFNSRTQAMNAYIAKNGTFCQNNRIWIQVIQ from the exons ATGAGTGGTGTTGTTAGGGCTGCATTGAGATCCACCACTAGTGTTTGTGCACTTGTGCAGAGAAGCCATGGCCTCCTCCCATTGAGGTGCTTCTCCACTGAGGCAGAACAGCCACCTTTGAATTCAACACCCCCTCCTCCTCCGTTCTTTGAGACTGACCATTCAG GGTGTAATTTGACTCTGGAGGATGTTAAAATGGATTATGACCGTAGCTTTTCCCCAGTTTCAAC GTTGTTGCAATTCCCTACTCGTGATTCCTTTGACCATGCTGTAAAAGTGATTTTAAAGAAGGGTCGCTTGTACAAATTGGACAGG GTTAATCTTCACCAATGGGACCAAGTAAAACCATATGACGGAAAAACT ATTTTAATTCAAGGAATGCCTCGAGCAGGTACATATGAAGATATAGGACGCATCCTCTccggttttgaatttgattcctcCTCCATTAGCTTGTTTTTAAG GCCCGGAGGTACGGCAGGTGCGGATCCCATTAAACTGGCCACAGTACGTTTCAATTCAAGGACTCAAGCAATGAATGCATACATTGCAAAAAATGGAACGTTTTGCCAAAACAATCGCATTTGGATACAAGTTATCCAGTAA
- the LOC100306007 gene encoding uncharacterized protein LOC100306007 isoform 1 (isoform 1 is encoded by transcript variant 2): protein MSGVVRAALRSTTSVCALVQRSHGLLPLRCFSTEAEQPPLNSTPPPPPFFETDHSGLTYGNLLGVRKYALKTDIINFLEGCNLTLEDVKMDYDRSFSPVSTLLQFPTRDSFDHAVKVILKKGRLYKLDRVNLHQWDQVKPYDGKTILIQGMPRAGTYEDIGRILSGFEFDSSSISLFLRPGGTAGADPIKLATVRFNSRTQAMNAYIAKNGTFCQNNRIWIQVIQ, encoded by the exons ATGAGTGGTGTTGTTAGGGCTGCATTGAGATCCACCACTAGTGTTTGTGCACTTGTGCAGAGAAGCCATGGCCTCCTCCCATTGAGGTGCTTCTCCACTGAGGCAGAACAGCCACCTTTGAATTCAACACCCCCTCCTCCTCCGTTCTTTGAGACTGACCATTCAG GTTTGACATATGGTAATCTGCTTGGTGTTCGTAAATATGCGCTGAAAACTGATATCATCAACTTTCTTGAAGGGTGTAATTTGACTCTGGAGGATGTTAAAATGGATTATGACCGTAGCTTTTCCCCAGTTTCAAC GTTGTTGCAATTCCCTACTCGTGATTCCTTTGACCATGCTGTAAAAGTGATTTTAAAGAAGGGTCGCTTGTACAAATTGGACAGG GTTAATCTTCACCAATGGGACCAAGTAAAACCATATGACGGAAAAACT ATTTTAATTCAAGGAATGCCTCGAGCAGGTACATATGAAGATATAGGACGCATCCTCTccggttttgaatttgattcctcCTCCATTAGCTTGTTTTTAAG GCCCGGAGGTACGGCAGGTGCGGATCCCATTAAACTGGCCACAGTACGTTTCAATTCAAGGACTCAAGCAATGAATGCATACATTGCAAAAAATGGAACGTTTTGCCAAAACAATCGCATTTGGATACAAGTTATCCAGTAA